A window of Deltaproteobacteria bacterium genomic DNA:
ACATGGTGTTTTTTTAGAGAAGGCAGAAGCTAATAATATTAGATTAGTGGCCACAGATGGTCATCGCCTTTCTTATGTGGAAAGGGAATTAGGACAAGGATTTGGTATTGAGAAAGGAGTCATAATACCTAAAAAAGCGGTCTCAGAATTGAGAAAATTAACTTTATACGGAGATGTGGAAGAAGGGGTTAAAATTTCAATCGATGGTCGGAATCTCTTTGCACAAAAGGGAGCCATCACTCTTATTGCGCGATTGATAGATGGAGAATTTCCAGAATATCAGAAGGTAATTCCAAAGAGACAGGACAAACACATCATTCTATCACGAAACGAGATGATTGGAGCCTTAAAAAGAGTTTCTTTGTTGGTGGGAGACAGGACGCGAGGGGTAAAATTTAGCTTCAGTAGTGGAAGTTTGGAACTCTCTTCCTCCAATCTTGATTTAGGAGAGGCGAAAGAAGAAATTTCTATAGGGTATAAGGGGGAAAATCTTCAGGTAGGATTTAATTCAAGATATTTTCTGGATGTATTAGGGGTAATAGAGGAGGAAAATTTTATTTTGGAAATCAATGGCCATGTAGGGCCTTGCGTAATACGCTCTACAAAAGATCCCACTTTTTTTAGTGTCATCATGCCAATGAGAATCTAAGTTGTTAACTTTGTGAATGAAAATAATTTCTGTAAAATTAAGCAAATTACCTTTGAAAATTTCCGAAATCTGGAAACTAAAATTTTTGAACCAAAAGAGGATTTTAATTTTTTTCATGGAGAAAATGCTCAGGGAAAAACCTCTATTCTTGAGGCGTTGTTTTTCTTAAGTGAGCTTAAGTCTTTTAGAAGTAGCGATTATAAGAATTTAATTGCACATCAGCGGCAAAATTTTTTTTTATCCGCTCTCATCGATCAGGATGGATTGGAGCACCAGATCTCTATCCAAGTTTCTCCTTCTGGAAAACAAGTTCAGCTTAATGGAAAAACGCCACGGCCTTTTTCAAAATTGAGACAAATACTGCCCATCGTTTATTTTACTCCCGACTCCGTTAGACTTTTTCGTATTTCCCCCTCCGAGAGAAGGGATTATTTTGACCGCTTTTTTTCTCTACTTTCTGCGGAATTTACTGAGGTACAAGAAAGATATTCAAAGATACATCGCCAAAAAAATCTGCTTCTCGAAAGGTTGAGAGAAAAAAATAATTTTTCCGATCGAGAAGAACTGCAGAGCTGGAACGAACAACTTTCTTATTTCGGAGCAAGACTTTACTCCCTCCGACAATGCTTTACTGGATTGTTGGACGAAAAACTTCAAGATGCATTTTTCGATCTTTCAGGAGAAAGTTGGAAGGCCCAGATTGAATACAGACCCTATTTTGAAGGATTAATGGAAGCCAAGGCAGAAGAAATACAAGATCTGCTTTTAATTGAGATGGAACGGCGAGAGGGGGAAGAATTAGAGAGGGGACAAGTGCTGGTGGGCCCACACCGGGATGACTGGTTTTTTTTAATAAATTCTTTTTTACTGAAAGAAGAAGGTTCTCAGGGCCAGCATCGGGTGGCTGTTGCTTCCCTAAAGCTGGTAGAAATTGATATTCTAAGACAATTTGGAAAGGTACCTGTCGCTCTATTTGATGATCTCCTCAGTGAATTAGATAGCAAACGCAGCGAGTTGATGATGGAAAAACTCTTTGAACATTCTTGCCAAGTGTTCCTCACTTCGATTAAACCCTATGGCTTAGAAACACAGAAATTTTCAAAATCTCTATTTAAAATAGAAAAAGGATGTATCAAAAATGAGTGAAGCAAAAGAAGAAACATACGATGCCAATTCTATTAAAGTTTTGGAGGGATTGGAAGCTGTTCGAAAAAGACCCGCCATGTATATTGGGTCTACAGGGCCTGCGGGACTTCACCACCTGGTTTATGAAGTGGTGGACAATTCCATTGATGAAGCCTTGGCGGGACATTGCGATACCATTTCAGTGCTCATCCATCTGGATAATTCTGTCACGGTAGAAGACAATGGCCGGGGAATTCCCACCGATATACATCCCACAGAAGGGATCTCTGCTGCTGAGGTGGTGCTCACAAAATTGCACGCGGGAGGTAAATTTGAAAAAAGTGCCTATAAAGTTTCAGGGGGGCTGCACGGTGTGGGCGTTTCTTGCGTGAATGCCTTGTCTATCGATTTGGACATGGAGATCAAGCGAGATGGAAAGGTGTTTCATCAGCACTTTGAACGTGGAATCCCCAAAAAACCCCTGGAACAAACCGGGAAAACCGATAAGCGGGGGACAAAAATTTGGTTTAAGCCCGACCCGGAAATTTTTGAACAGATTGAATACAGTTTTGATATTCTCAGCAACCGTCTCCGAGAACTTGCTTTTTTAAACAAGGGAATCAAAATTGAGATCAAAGACGAGCGTGCGGACAAGTCCCATTTGTTTCAATACGAAGGTGGTATTGTCAGTTTTGTGGAATATCTCAATCAACGAAAAACGCCTCTGCATCCCAAACCCGTTTATTTTACGGCAGAGAAAGATTTGCTGATCGTTGAAATTGCCATGCAGTGGAACGATAGTTATAGCGAACAAATTTTTTCCTTTGCCAACAATATCAACACGCACGATGGGGGTACGCATGTGAGTGGATTCAAGTCTGCCCTCACCCGTTCTTTTAACGCCTATCTGAGCAAGGGGAATTTTTTAAAAGATTTGAAGGGAGATAATTTAGAGGGTGAAGATATCCGCGAAGGCCTGATGGCCGTTATTTCTGTAAAGATTCCAGAACCTCAATTTGAAGGTCAAACCAAGGGAAAACTGGGCAATAGTGAAGTAGAAGGGATTGTCAAATCGCTGGTCAGCGAAAAACTCTCACAATTTTTGGAAGAAAATCCTTCCGTCTCCAAAAAAATAGCCACAAAAATGGTAGAGGCAGCACGTGCACGAGTGGCTGCGCGCAACGCACGAAATTTGGTGCGACGCAAGTCGGCTCTCGAAGTAGGATCGCTTCCCGGAAAACTGGCCGATTGTCAGGAGCGCGATGCCCGCTTTGCCGAGCTCTACATCGTCGAAGGAGATTCGGCAGGAGGATCGGCCAAGCAAGGTCGTGACCGCCGCAACCAGGCCATCCTGCCCTTGAAGGGAAAGATTTTAAACGTGGAGAAGGCCCGTTTCGATAAGATGCTCACCTCGGACGAGATTCGGACACTCATCACCGCTTTAGGCACTGGGATTGGGGAGAATGATTTTGATATTGAAAAATTACGCTACCATCGCATTGTGCTCATGACGGATGCCGATGTGGATGGGGCCCATATTCGAACCTTGTTGCTGACTTTCTTTTACCGTCAAATGCCTTCCATCGTCGAGCGGGGATATCTCTATATTGCACAGCCTCCTCTTTACAAAATCAAGAAAGGAAAAAACGAGCGTTATCTGAAAGACGATTCGGCCATGGAAGACCACTTGATCGACTTGGGTACCCAGGATGTAAAAATGAGGCTCAAAGGAAAAGAAGTGAGTGGAAAGGCCTTGGTGGATCTTACCAAAAAGCTCATTCGCTATCATAATATCCTGAATAAGATCCAAAAAAGGGTGGATCCTCGTGTGGTAGATGCCTGGATTGAATTGGGCAGTATCGATGAGACGACCCTGAAAAACGCAGAAGCCCTGGATCAGCAATCCGAAAGACTCTCTCGACTATTGGTCAAAAAGCATCCCGAACTGAAGGACCTGCAACTGGAGTTGCGCGAAGATGCCGAACATTCCGCCCAAAAATTAGTTTATAAGACCTTGTTTAATGGTGCAACTAGGGAGACCAGCCTAGAAGTAAGCTATTTGATCAATCCAGAGGTGTTGGAGCTTAACAATCTTTATCAAGCCTTTCGGGAACTCGGGGAAGATCCCTTCAAGATCAGTAATAATGGCAAAGAGTTGGAGTTGGATAGCCTCCAGGCCATTCGAGACTACATCCTGGATCAAGGGAAAGAAGGTCAATATATCCAACGTTACAAAGGGTTGGGGGAAATGAATCCTAATCAGCTCTGGGAAACCACGATGAACCCGGAAACCCGCACCCTGCTTCAAGTTCGGGTAGACGATGCCATTGAAGCAGACCAGATTTTTACTATTTTAATGGGAGATCTAGTCGAACCTAGACGAGATTTTATTGAACAAAATGCATTAAATGTACGCAACTTGGATATCTAGCCTGTCGATAAGTCTATAAATAGTAGCTTTTGTCTGAAGATTTTGTTTGTGCTTCGGTGCAAGAGTGTTACAATTTTAGGACAATTTTGGTTTAAACAATTTGTTAAGGAGGTCTCCCCCATGGGAAAGCTGACATTAAACGATTTAGAAGTGGAAATTCCACAAAACTGGCAAGATCAGGGAATGATTACTTTAACCATTCCTTCCACCGATAAAAATGTTCGTCCGAACATTATTTTAACCAAAGAAAGATTGAACGAAGAGGTCGATCTTGCCACTTATTTTGGTAAAATCAAAGAAGCTGTGAAAGCACGTGGTGTCCAAAGCTTCAAGATAGTGGATGAGAAACAAATTACCCTGGGTGGTATTCCTGCCATGCAGATGGTTTGCCAATGGGATTTAGCGGGTATGAAACAGATGTTAGGGGACGAAGCGGATGCCCTAAAAAATATCAAGCCCGGCCAAAAGGTACAACAAGTTCAGATCACCCTTTTGAAAGATGGCGTAGCCATTAACCTCACCGCGAGTTTTCCGGGGGAACAATTTGAACTTTATTTGCGACCTTTCCAAAAGTTTGTGCAGTCGATTAAGTTTAATTAATTTTTTGGATTTGCATTTTTTAATAGCCGTTCTTAGCGATCTTGCTTAGCTGAGGACGGCTATTTTTTTTGCGCTTTGCCCTCTATGAAAATCCTGGCCCTTGATGTCGGACATAAAAGAATAGGCATGGCCAAGACCGATGGCTTAGGAATCGGCGTGTGGCCTTTACAAACTCTTCAAAGACGATCACTTTCTCAAGACCTCGAAGGTATTTTTGAAATCTTAGAGAGTGACCAGGTTGAAAAAATAGTTGTAGGCCTTCCCTTAAGTATGAATGGGAGTGAAAGCCCCCAAACTCAAAAAACAAGGACCTTTGCAAATCAGTTAAAGCGATATTTACATGAAAAAGGGCATCCTTTGCCTGTGGATTATTGGGACGAACGCTTAAGCAGTTGGGAAGCAGAGGAAACATTGAGCCAGGCGGGGATCAAAACCAAAAAAAATAAAGGTTTGCTGGATGCAGAAGCTGCCTGCGTCATTTTAAGAGATTATTTGTCAATAAACGGATTTTCCCCCTCTTAAGATTAAGATGGGGAATTTGTGGGAACAAATTCGGGAGGAGTTATGAAAAAATTTTTTCTGATCTTAATTTTTTTCATTCTGCTTGGATTAGGATTTTATTTTCTTCGTTTTCCCAAGCAAGTTTTAAACAATTCCGCCATCGTGGAAGTGAAAAAAGGAATGGGTCTCAAGGCCTTGGTGGAAGAATTTCAAAAACAAAATCTGAGTTCTTCTCACAAACTGCTTTACTATTACTTTCGCTATCGCAATGTGGGCAGCAATTTGAAGGCCGGGGAGTATCAACTGGATGCAGGTACCACATTAGAGCAAGCAAGCGAAAAGCTATTAAAGGGTGATATCCTCCATCGACGTTTTACGATTCCCGAGGGTTATAGTCTGAAAGATATCGCAAAACTTTTGGCTGAAAAATCTTTGGCAAATCCGCAGAGTTTTCTTCAGAAAACCTTAGCGGCCGATGCAGCAGCTAAACAAGGCGAGACTGGAAGCAGCTTGGAGGGCTATCTCTTTCCCGATACCTATGAATATACCCAATCGACTACCGAAGATTCATTGATTAATCTTTTGGTGAAGAATTTTAAAAAACAGGCAGAGGCAAAGTTAAAAGAGGCTGGGAAAGTGGGGCTAACTCCCTATCAGTTGCTGACCTTGGCCTCTATTGTTGAAAAAGAGACCGGAAAGACCGAAGAGCGTCCTCTCATCGCGGGCGTCTTTTTTAATCGCCTCAAAATCAACATGCCTCTGGCTACGGATCCCAGCATCATTTACGGAATTCCAAACTACGACGGAAATATTCGCAAGGCAGACCTCTTGCGCGATGGGCCATACAATACCTACATTCGACCGGGCCTTCCTCCCACGCCCATTGCGAATCCAGGCCTGAAAAGTATCGAAGCGGTGTTAAATCCTACAGCCTCGGAATATTTATATTTTGTCAGTAAGGGCGACGGCACTCATCAGTTCTCCAAGACGCTTCAAGAGCATGAGGCGGCGGTGCAACTTTATCAAATTCAAAAATCAGGCCCGAAGAA
This region includes:
- the dnaN gene encoding DNA polymerase III subunit beta, whose product is MEFKIKKEPFLQALSWTQSIVERKTTMPILSNALFHITKNKLSILATDLEVAVHVTVNVETQEEGKICIQAKNLFDIVRELPDQEIIIQRKEQNRIQVIAGKSQFKIIGLSVEEFPQLPQFDENKSSLIEARGLREMIDKTFFSISSDESRYNLHGVFLEKAEANNIRLVATDGHRLSYVERELGQGFGIEKGVIIPKKAVSELRKLTLYGDVEEGVKISIDGRNLFAQKGAITLIARLIDGEFPEYQKVIPKRQDKHIILSRNEMIGALKRVSLLVGDRTRGVKFSFSSGSLELSSSNLDLGEAKEEISIGYKGENLQVGFNSRYFLDVLGVIEEENFILEINGHVGPCVIRSTKDPTFFSVIMPMRI
- the recF gene encoding DNA replication and repair protein RecF (All proteins in this family for which functions are known are DNA-binding proteins that assist the filamentation of RecA onto DNA for the initiation of recombination or recombinational repair.), translating into MNENNFCKIKQITFENFRNLETKIFEPKEDFNFFHGENAQGKTSILEALFFLSELKSFRSSDYKNLIAHQRQNFFLSALIDQDGLEHQISIQVSPSGKQVQLNGKTPRPFSKLRQILPIVYFTPDSVRLFRISPSERRDYFDRFFSLLSAEFTEVQERYSKIHRQKNLLLERLREKNNFSDREELQSWNEQLSYFGARLYSLRQCFTGLLDEKLQDAFFDLSGESWKAQIEYRPYFEGLMEAKAEEIQDLLLIEMERREGEELERGQVLVGPHRDDWFFLINSFLLKEEGSQGQHRVAVASLKLVEIDILRQFGKVPVALFDDLLSELDSKRSELMMEKLFEHSCQVFLTSIKPYGLETQKFSKSLFKIEKGCIKNE
- the gyrB gene encoding DNA topoisomerase (ATP-hydrolyzing) subunit B; amino-acid sequence: MSEAKEETYDANSIKVLEGLEAVRKRPAMYIGSTGPAGLHHLVYEVVDNSIDEALAGHCDTISVLIHLDNSVTVEDNGRGIPTDIHPTEGISAAEVVLTKLHAGGKFEKSAYKVSGGLHGVGVSCVNALSIDLDMEIKRDGKVFHQHFERGIPKKPLEQTGKTDKRGTKIWFKPDPEIFEQIEYSFDILSNRLRELAFLNKGIKIEIKDERADKSHLFQYEGGIVSFVEYLNQRKTPLHPKPVYFTAEKDLLIVEIAMQWNDSYSEQIFSFANNINTHDGGTHVSGFKSALTRSFNAYLSKGNFLKDLKGDNLEGEDIREGLMAVISVKIPEPQFEGQTKGKLGNSEVEGIVKSLVSEKLSQFLEENPSVSKKIATKMVEAARARVAARNARNLVRRKSALEVGSLPGKLADCQERDARFAELYIVEGDSAGGSAKQGRDRRNQAILPLKGKILNVEKARFDKMLTSDEIRTLITALGTGIGENDFDIEKLRYHRIVLMTDADVDGAHIRTLLLTFFYRQMPSIVERGYLYIAQPPLYKIKKGKNERYLKDDSAMEDHLIDLGTQDVKMRLKGKEVSGKALVDLTKKLIRYHNILNKIQKRVDPRVVDAWIELGSIDETTLKNAEALDQQSERLSRLLVKKHPELKDLQLELREDAEHSAQKLVYKTLFNGATRETSLEVSYLINPEVLELNNLYQAFRELGEDPFKISNNGKELELDSLQAIRDYILDQGKEGQYIQRYKGLGEMNPNQLWETTMNPETRTLLQVRVDDAIEADQIFTILMGDLVEPRRDFIEQNALNVRNLDI
- a CDS encoding DcrB-related protein — translated: MGKLTLNDLEVEIPQNWQDQGMITLTIPSTDKNVRPNIILTKERLNEEVDLATYFGKIKEAVKARGVQSFKIVDEKQITLGGIPAMQMVCQWDLAGMKQMLGDEADALKNIKPGQKVQQVQITLLKDGVAINLTASFPGEQFELYLRPFQKFVQSIKFN
- the ruvX gene encoding Holliday junction resolvase RuvX — protein: MKILALDVGHKRIGMAKTDGLGIGVWPLQTLQRRSLSQDLEGIFEILESDQVEKIVVGLPLSMNGSESPQTQKTRTFANQLKRYLHEKGHPLPVDYWDERLSSWEAEETLSQAGIKTKKNKGLLDAEAACVILRDYLSINGFSPS
- the mltG gene encoding endolytic transglycosylase MltG, which translates into the protein MKKFFLILIFFILLGLGFYFLRFPKQVLNNSAIVEVKKGMGLKALVEEFQKQNLSSSHKLLYYYFRYRNVGSNLKAGEYQLDAGTTLEQASEKLLKGDILHRRFTIPEGYSLKDIAKLLAEKSLANPQSFLQKTLAADAAAKQGETGSSLEGYLFPDTYEYTQSTTEDSLINLLVKNFKKQAEAKLKEAGKVGLTPYQLLTLASIVEKETGKTEERPLIAGVFFNRLKINMPLATDPSIIYGIPNYDGNIRKADLLRDGPYNTYIRPGLPPTPIANPGLKSIEAVLNPTASEYLYFVSKGDGTHQFSKTLQEHEAAVQLYQIQKSGPKKSIE